One stretch of Asterias rubens chromosome 8 unlocalized genomic scaffold, eAstRub1.3 super_scaffold_89, whole genome shotgun sequence DNA includes these proteins:
- the LOC117305526 gene encoding uncharacterized protein LOC117305526: MKRGPTLSHEMMTQQVLFFVLTSYLVSTTSGYITNHTNLVDQQCPTRCLCNQEVVDCSYLGLEEIPNVPLKTKVLILTGNKIKRIADMDRLGNIEALYLHGNKITDVTTLLAASFLKILDVSNNPIGCDCKLQMTLDSLSKQNIQLVNLDSTKCAFPMHLYGQSLSDLMMGVNVCNKHRQQRDESEEDSRHRGAICEGNPCKHGGTCVIRPHHTWQCVCQPEYQGQYCEWRTGDMLSMTVKDVTSCDIEVRWAIDAEDIMDFRLVYMEDYIEFNPQVEKVYLNGSSRRYKIEQLKPDTTYTICLAAFSYTSRKRSPGNIIEEVCLLQKTDPSQTTQHSRPNGPLTDSAMPVPSLDGATDDKLDLQTIMTIFGVILCICLVLICVVAILYVIRLRGITLTRRGRHRRHSPPNVIHVENPTYGSTSSPTPSVQDIPIGESGNGIVTQDNDVPLILETSGNIEGVYTCSNQDVLDESTTNASLTATLQDNTLTTIQDPQDTLRIQIIDEDLSHHENMQHSVNDMNELDNPEQQVIQC, translated from the coding sequence ATGAAGAGAGGTCCTACACTAAGCCATGAAATGATGACACAACAAGTGCTGTTCTTCGTGCTGACTAGCTACTTGGTTAGTACTACTAGTGGTTATATCACCAACCATACCAATCTTGTGGATCAGCAATGTCCTACAAGATGCTTATGCAATCAGGAAGTGGTTGACTGTAGCTATTTAGGGTTGGAGGAAATACCAAACGTACCACTCAAAACAAAAGTACTGATTCTAACAGGAAATAAAATCAAACGAATTGCAGACATGGATCGACTCGGCAACATAGAGGCACTCTACCTTCATGGTAACAAGATTACTGATGTCACAACATTATTAGCAGCCAGCTTTTTGAAAATCTTAGATGTATCAAATAACCCTATTGGTTGTGACTGCAAGTTACAGATGACGTTAGATTCGTTGAGTAAGCAAAACATTCAACTTGTGAATTTAGACAGTACAAAGTGTGCCTTTCCAATGCATCTGTATGGTCAATCGCTTAGTGACTTGATGATGGGAGTGAATGTTTGTAATAAACACAGACAGCAGAGGGATGAGAGTGAGGAAGATTCGAGACATAGAGGCGCGATATGTGAAGGTAACCCCTGCAAACATGGTGGTACTTGCGTCATAAGGCCACATCATACCTGGCAGTGTGTATGCCAGCCCGAGTACCAAGGACAATATTGTGAATGGCGCACAGGAGACATGTTAAGTATGACTGTAAAAGATGTAACAAGTTGTGATATTGAAGTCAGATGGGCCATAGATGCAGAGGATATCATGGACTTCCGCTTAGTGTACATGGAGGACTACATCGAATTCAATCCTCAAGTAGAAAAGGTCTACTTGAATGGAAGCAGTCGTAGGTATAAGATTGAGCAACTCAAACCTGATACAACTTACACAATCTGCCTGGCTGCTTTCAGTTATACTTCTCGTAAGAGGTCACCTGGTAATATAATAGAAGAGGTGTGTCTCCTACAAAAGACGGACCCTTCGCAAACCACTCAGCATTCCCGCCCTAACGGACCTTTAACAGACAGTGCAATGCCAGTACCTTCCCTTGATGGAGCAACAGATGACAAGCTGGACCTACAAACTATCATGACAATATTTGGAGTAATTCTCTGTATTTGTCTGGTCCTTATTTGCGTAGTTGCAATACTTTATGTAATTCGCCTGAGGGGTATAACCTTAACCCGTAGAGGTAGACACCGTAGGCACTCCCCACCTAATGTAATCCATGTTGAAAACCCCACCTATGGTTCAACAAGTTCACCTACACCATCTGTGCAGGATATTCCCATCGGAGAGTCAGGGAATGGGATAGTGACTCAAGACAATGATGTTCCATTAATACTTGAGACTAGTGGGAATATTGAAggagtatatacatgtagtaatcAAGATGTGCTTGATGAGTCCACAACAAATGCTTCACTAACAGCAACATTACAAGATAACACATTAACAACCATACAGGATCCTCAAGACACTCTCAGAATACAAATAATAGACGAGGATTTGTCTCATCATGAGAACATGCAACATTCGGTCAATGACATGAATGAATTAGACAATCCAGAACAACAAGTTATACAATGTTAG